One region of Polynucleobacter paneuropaeus genomic DNA includes:
- a CDS encoding ABC transporter permease, protein MFNAFQGAFALLAHQDQALLGIVWVSLQVSLTALLIGALIGLPLGAILAVEEFRGKKFVVVLLNTLMGVPTVIVGVLVYLLLSRSGPLGTLGWLFTVPGMIVAQILLTTPLIAALSRQILEDAWRIHRDSFLALKLPYSSTLKWLSWDCRFSLTIALLAGLARAISEVGAVMIVGGNIDHSTRTMTTAIALETSKGDLPLALALGIILMGVVLLANLLTFMVRQIAERRYA, encoded by the coding sequence ATGTTTAATGCATTTCAAGGCGCTTTTGCCCTTCTCGCCCACCAGGATCAAGCCCTACTGGGTATCGTATGGGTATCTCTTCAGGTTAGTCTGACCGCCCTTTTAATAGGCGCCCTGATTGGCCTGCCCTTAGGAGCGATCCTTGCAGTGGAAGAATTCAGGGGGAAAAAATTCGTCGTGGTCTTATTAAATACCCTGATGGGAGTTCCAACTGTCATTGTGGGCGTCTTGGTTTATTTGTTGCTATCGCGCTCTGGCCCCCTCGGTACGTTGGGCTGGCTATTTACCGTACCCGGCATGATCGTGGCGCAGATTTTGTTAACAACGCCTCTAATCGCAGCCTTAAGTCGTCAAATATTAGAGGATGCTTGGCGCATTCATCGCGACTCTTTTTTAGCGCTTAAGCTACCTTACTCATCGACCCTGAAATGGCTCAGCTGGGACTGTCGCTTCTCACTCACGATTGCACTATTAGCTGGCTTAGCGAGAGCGATATCCGAAGTGGGCGCGGTCATGATTGTGGGTGGCAACATTGATCACTCCACGCGCACCATGACAACCGCCATCGCACTAGAGACTAGTAAGGGGGATTTACCTCTAGCCTTAGCACTCGGCATCATTCTGATGGGCGTAGTTTTATTAGCCAACCTCCTCACATTTATGGTTCGCCAGATTGCAGAGCGTCGCTATGCTTAA
- a CDS encoding ATP-binding cassette domain-containing protein, protein MLNSSAHTQQWIELNQILVKDGGKVILNIPHAKIHFDQMTALIGPNGAGKTTLLKLLHGLIEPDTGTIYFSNPALRKALVLHHTAMIKASARTNLALAQDSDRSISNQEIEQALKHAGLAHLADWPAQKLSAGERQKLCLARALLQSPDLVLLDEPTANLDPNTTEQVEAMMRQYKQDGIELLFSSHQLAQVKRLAEQVIFIAEGQIQEIAKTSEFFSNPKTLAAQRFLSQELIQA, encoded by the coding sequence ATGCTTAATTCATCTGCACACACTCAACAATGGATTGAACTGAATCAGATTTTGGTTAAGGATGGGGGAAAAGTCATTCTGAATATTCCACATGCAAAGATTCATTTTGATCAGATGACGGCATTGATCGGCCCTAATGGCGCAGGCAAGACCACCCTACTTAAGCTTTTACATGGTCTGATTGAGCCTGATACTGGAACCATCTATTTTTCTAATCCCGCTCTTCGTAAAGCTTTGGTTTTACATCACACCGCAATGATTAAAGCCTCTGCTAGAACCAATCTAGCGCTGGCTCAAGATAGTGACCGCTCAATATCTAATCAAGAAATCGAGCAGGCTCTAAAACATGCGGGTTTAGCCCACCTAGCGGATTGGCCAGCTCAGAAACTCTCAGCGGGTGAAAGACAAAAACTGTGTTTAGCTAGAGCGCTTTTACAGTCGCCCGATCTCGTATTACTAGATGAGCCTACCGCTAATTTAGATCCGAACACTACTGAGCAAGTGGAGGCAATGATGCGGCAATATAAGCAGGATGGTATTGAGCTACTATTTTCTTCGCACCAATTAGCTCAGGTCAAAAGACTTGCAGAGCAAGTGATCTTTATTGCTGAAGGTCAAATTCAAGAGATAGCAAAAACTAGTGAGTTTTTCTCGAATCCAAAAACGCTAGCAGCTCAACGCTTCTTGTCTCAAGAGCTTATTCAAGCCTAG
- the apbC gene encoding iron-sulfur cluster carrier protein ApbC, whose translation MAVTVENVETVLRSIINPDSKIDLMSSGSIKNLSVSDNNIQLEVVLGYPAKSQFQAIQDLVIAALKKIADVKNIQVTVSSNIVAHTVQRGVKLLPGVKNIIAVASGKGGVGKSTTAANLALALSAEGARVGILDADIYGPSLPMMLGINGRPQTVEENTIEPMEGHGLQASSIGFLVDQDSPMVWRGPMVTSALEQLLRQTQWRDLDYLIVDMPPGTGDIQLTLSQKVPVTGAVIVTTPQDIALLDARKGLKMFEKVGVPIIGIVENMSTYICPSCGHEEHVFGSGGGQKMCSDYSVDFLGSLPLNLSIREQSDAGCPTVVAEPNGAISQVYKQIARQVAIRIAGLAKDMSSKFPNIVIQNT comes from the coding sequence TTGGCAGTCACAGTTGAAAACGTTGAGACAGTACTACGAAGCATTATTAATCCCGATAGCAAAATCGATTTGATGTCCTCTGGCTCAATTAAAAATCTGAGCGTAAGCGATAACAATATTCAATTGGAAGTGGTACTGGGTTATCCTGCTAAAAGCCAATTTCAGGCCATTCAGGATTTAGTGATTGCTGCCCTAAAAAAGATAGCTGATGTCAAAAATATTCAGGTCACTGTCAGCAGCAATATCGTCGCCCATACCGTTCAACGGGGTGTGAAATTATTGCCTGGCGTTAAAAATATTATTGCAGTCGCCAGCGGTAAAGGTGGCGTTGGAAAATCGACAACTGCAGCCAATTTGGCGCTAGCTCTTTCTGCTGAGGGTGCTCGCGTTGGTATTTTGGATGCCGATATTTATGGCCCCAGTTTGCCGATGATGCTGGGGATCAATGGGCGTCCGCAGACTGTGGAAGAGAACACCATTGAGCCGATGGAGGGCCATGGCTTGCAGGCTAGTTCGATCGGTTTTCTGGTTGATCAAGATAGTCCGATGGTGTGGCGCGGTCCGATGGTGACTTCTGCTCTAGAACAGTTACTACGCCAAACCCAGTGGCGTGACTTAGATTATTTAATTGTGGATATGCCACCAGGTACAGGGGATATTCAGTTAACGCTCAGCCAAAAAGTGCCCGTAACGGGAGCAGTCATTGTGACTACACCCCAAGATATTGCTTTATTGGATGCGCGCAAAGGGCTCAAAATGTTTGAGAAGGTTGGCGTTCCGATTATTGGTATTGTAGAAAATATGAGCACCTATATCTGCCCAAGCTGCGGTCATGAGGAGCATGTATTTGGTTCAGGCGGCGGACAAAAAATGTGCAGTGACTATAGCGTTGATTTCTTAGGGTCTTTACCCTTAAACCTATCGATTCGGGAACAATCGGATGCTGGCTGTCCAACAGTTGTTGCTGAACCCAATGGCGCAATTAGTCAAGTCTATAAGCAAATCGCTCGGCAAGTTGCCATTCGGATTGCGGGTCTTGCGAAGGATATGAGTAGTAAGTTTCCGAATATTGTGATTCAGAACACCTAG